The Pseudomonas sp. G2-4 genome window below encodes:
- a CDS encoding methyl-accepting chemotaxis protein, which produces MESWKVRTHLFLLAGSLMLGMLCVGGLGLYGMRSTLHDLETVYLDRVVPLRDLKKIADLYAVNIVDATHKAHNGNYTMAHALAQIEQAQVEIAKTWLTYKSTELIAEETRLIGQITPLMDATQGPLMALQGMLGQGDEAGLAQFAATRLYPLIDPLSEKFSELIEVQLSEARRRFEESQDAYQAYVKLGLLILSLALVLGCTYAFFFSRRLSLQLGAEPGELAAMSSSIAEGHLANSLLDQGKHPTGVLHSVQGMRQSLRGMIGNISQASMQIESATRQLALSSEQGQSSAALQSDTASSMAATVEQLSVSINHIADNARQAQSTAQRAGQITDEGMGVMRKSIHEMSQIADLVTQSSADIDQLAIQSNDISQIVGVIRGIAEQTNLLALNAAIEAARAGEQGRGFAVVADEVRNLASRTAQSTKEIVTLVDAIQNGMLKAKAGMAAGCERVTNGLELVESAGASMITIKKALDESMEAVSFISLSLQEQRAASDQVAYNVEQVAQIVEQNSAAQGGIVQATQELKVMSNGLEVSLSRFSL; this is translated from the coding sequence ATGGAAAGTTGGAAGGTCAGAACTCATCTTTTTTTGCTTGCCGGATCTTTAATGTTGGGAATGCTGTGTGTTGGTGGACTCGGGCTGTATGGCATGCGTTCCACGTTACATGATCTGGAAACCGTCTACCTGGATCGGGTGGTCCCACTAAGGGATCTGAAAAAAATCGCCGATCTGTACGCAGTGAACATTGTTGACGCCACTCACAAGGCACACAACGGCAACTACACCATGGCTCATGCGTTGGCCCAGATCGAGCAAGCTCAAGTCGAGATTGCCAAGACTTGGTTGACCTATAAGTCGACTGAACTTATCGCTGAAGAAACTCGCTTGATCGGGCAGATCACGCCCCTGATGGACGCTACTCAAGGTCCGTTGATGGCGCTTCAAGGCATGCTGGGTCAAGGTGATGAGGCGGGTTTGGCGCAGTTCGCGGCCACGCGGCTATACCCGCTGATCGATCCGTTATCGGAGAAGTTTTCCGAATTGATCGAGGTGCAACTGAGCGAAGCCAGGCGTCGTTTCGAAGAAAGCCAGGATGCCTACCAAGCCTACGTGAAGCTCGGTTTACTGATCCTCTCGCTAGCCCTGGTTCTGGGCTGCACTTATGCATTCTTTTTCTCAAGGCGCTTGAGCCTCCAGTTGGGCGCCGAACCAGGTGAGCTGGCAGCAATGAGTTCAAGCATCGCTGAGGGGCATCTGGCCAACTCTCTGCTCGATCAAGGTAAACACCCGACTGGTGTGTTGCATTCGGTGCAAGGTATGCGCCAGAGCCTGCGGGGTATGATCGGCAATATCAGCCAGGCTTCGATGCAAATCGAGAGCGCTACTCGGCAGTTGGCCCTTTCGTCCGAACAAGGGCAGAGCAGTGCTGCCCTGCAAAGCGATACGGCATCGTCCATGGCGGCTACGGTCGAGCAGCTTTCGGTGAGTATCAATCACATCGCCGACAACGCCCGTCAGGCCCAAAGTACGGCACAGAGGGCGGGGCAGATCACCGATGAAGGCATGGGGGTGATGCGCAAATCGATCCATGAAATGAGTCAGATTGCCGATCTGGTGACGCAAAGTTCGGCCGATATTGATCAGTTGGCAATTCAGTCCAACGACATTAGCCAGATTGTCGGCGTCATTCGCGGCATCGCCGAGCAGACCAACCTGCTAGCGCTCAACGCCGCCATTGAAGCGGCACGGGCGGGTGAACAAGGTCGTGGCTTTGCCGTCGTAGCCGATGAAGTACGCAACTTGGCAAGTCGCACGGCCCAGTCGACGAAGGAGATCGTTACCCTGGTCGATGCGATACAAAACGGTATGCTCAAGGCAAAAGCAGGCATGGCCGCCGGCTGCGAGCGAGTGACCAATGGGCTTGAACTTGTGGAAAGTGCGGGCGCTTCGATGATCACTATAAAAAAGGCGTTGGATGAATCAATGGAGGCGGTCAGTTTCATTTCCCTGTCGTTGCAGGAGCAGCGTGCCGCCAGTGATCAGGTGGCCTATAACGTGGAACAAGTCGCGCAGATCGTTGAACAGAACTCCGCTGCTCAAGGGGGAATTGTGCAAGCGACTCAGGAGCTTAAGGTAATGTCCAATGGGTTGGAGGTCAGCTTGAGCCGCTTTAGTTTGTAA
- a CDS encoding carboxymuconolactone decarboxylase family protein gives MAIQSRLTALDEAHMDEAQRAVLKEILRGPRGNLDGPFLAWIHSPELANHAQRLGAFCRYGTRLELRLTELAILFTASWWQSQAEWQIHEPIARSAGVSDQVIEALRQQVLPPFTRDDERLVYRMGKALYETRRIDDGLYAQAVQAFGEPAVVELTGVFGYYALVAMTLNVFAVRRDTDAPLPFVEP, from the coding sequence ATGGCTATTCAATCGCGTCTGACCGCCCTCGATGAAGCGCACATGGATGAGGCCCAGCGCGCCGTTCTCAAGGAGATCCTCCGCGGCCCGCGAGGTAATCTGGACGGTCCCTTCCTGGCCTGGATTCATAGTCCGGAACTGGCCAATCATGCTCAGCGACTGGGCGCGTTCTGCCGTTATGGCACTCGTCTGGAGTTGCGGCTGACCGAACTGGCAATCCTGTTCACGGCTTCATGGTGGCAGTCCCAGGCCGAGTGGCAGATTCATGAACCGATCGCACGCTCGGCGGGTGTATCCGATCAGGTCATCGAGGCGCTGCGTCAGCAAGTATTGCCGCCATTCACCCGAGACGATGAACGGCTGGTTTATCGAATGGGCAAGGCGCTGTACGAGACTCGCCGTATCGACGACGGTCTCTATGCGCAAGCTGTGCAAGCGTTTGGAGAGCCCGCTGTTGTCGAGTTGACCGGGGTATTCGGATATTACGCACTGGTTGCGATGACCCTGAATGTCTTCGCTGTTCGCCGTGATACCGATGCACCGCTGCCATTCGTTGAACCATGA
- the glnQ gene encoding glutamine ABC transporter ATP-binding protein GlnQ: MIDFKGVSKHFGSTQVLHDINLKIASGEVVVIIGPSGSGKSTLLRCINKLEEITEGQLMVDGLEVNNPKVDERLIRQEAGMVFQQFHLFPQMTALQNVAFGPVRVRGASRKEAEQLAAELLAKVGLADRANHYPSELSGGQQQRVAIARALAVKPKLMLFDEPTSALDPELRHEVLTVMKALAEEGMTMVIVTHEVDFARKVATRLIFIDKGRIAEDGPPAELIANPPSPRLREFLQHVS, encoded by the coding sequence ATGATCGACTTCAAAGGTGTCTCCAAGCACTTCGGCAGCACTCAGGTGCTGCATGACATCAACCTCAAGATTGCCAGCGGCGAAGTGGTGGTCATTATCGGCCCTTCCGGATCAGGGAAATCGACGCTGCTGCGCTGCATCAACAAGCTCGAGGAAATCACCGAAGGCCAGTTGATGGTCGATGGCCTGGAGGTCAACAACCCCAAGGTCGACGAGCGACTGATTCGTCAGGAAGCCGGCATGGTCTTCCAGCAGTTCCACCTGTTTCCACAGATGACTGCGCTGCAGAACGTCGCCTTCGGCCCAGTGCGGGTGCGGGGTGCCAGCCGTAAAGAGGCCGAGCAGCTCGCCGCCGAACTGCTGGCGAAAGTCGGCCTGGCTGACCGCGCCAATCACTACCCCTCCGAGCTTTCCGGCGGCCAGCAACAGCGAGTAGCGATTGCCCGGGCGCTGGCGGTCAAACCCAAGCTCATGCTGTTCGACGAACCGACGTCGGCACTGGACCCGGAATTGCGGCATGAAGTGCTCACCGTCATGAAAGCGCTGGCAGAAGAAGGCATGACGATGGTGATCGTCACCCACGAAGTGGACTTTGCCCGCAAGGTCGCCACTCGCCTGATTTTTATCGACAAGGGCCGCATCGCCGAGGATGGCCCGCCCGCCGAGTTGATCGCCAACCCGCCCAGCCCGCGCCTGCGGGAATTTCTACAGCACGTGTCCTGA
- a CDS encoding MFS transporter, protein MSSTTLPIQAARRQVWGAVLAMSLCAFALVTSEFLPVSLLTPIATDLALTEGQAGQAISISGLFAVITSLFISSVIRRLDRRPVLLFLTALMVASGTLVALAPNYSMLMLGRAVLGIAIGGSWAMSTAVVMRIAPEGVVPKAIALIQGGTALATAVAAPLGSFMGGLIGWRGAFFCVVPLAVVALCWQAFTLPKMPGDNASGSAIDVFRLLGSAKVASGMAAVGFLFMGQFALFTYLRPFLESVTHVNVSELSLLLLIIGMAGLAGTMVIGSVLNKGLYRVLMIIPLLMSGIALALLAYGSSMWTTAVLLGAWGLVATCAPVGWFTWLSRTLPQDAETGGGLMVAVIQLAITLGATVGGLLYDGMGYQATVIASGVFLLVAAALALLVSRTTTPVSR, encoded by the coding sequence ATGAGTAGCACCACCTTACCCATTCAGGCAGCGCGTCGACAGGTATGGGGAGCTGTCCTGGCGATGTCGCTGTGCGCCTTCGCCCTGGTCACTTCCGAGTTCCTGCCGGTAAGCTTGCTCACACCGATTGCGACCGACCTCGCGTTGACAGAGGGGCAGGCCGGACAGGCGATTTCAATTTCCGGCCTCTTCGCGGTCATCACCAGTCTTTTCATCTCCTCAGTGATTCGCCGACTCGACCGCAGGCCCGTTCTGCTGTTCCTGACAGCCTTGATGGTTGCGTCCGGTACGCTCGTCGCGTTGGCCCCCAACTATTCAATGCTGATGCTGGGGCGAGCGGTTCTGGGCATCGCGATTGGAGGCAGTTGGGCAATGTCAACCGCCGTCGTCATGCGGATCGCTCCAGAAGGCGTTGTGCCCAAAGCCATTGCTTTGATTCAGGGGGGCACCGCCTTGGCTACAGCGGTAGCCGCCCCCCTTGGTAGCTTCATGGGCGGATTGATCGGCTGGCGGGGCGCGTTTTTTTGTGTGGTGCCGCTTGCGGTTGTGGCGCTCTGTTGGCAGGCGTTCACCTTGCCGAAAATGCCTGGCGATAACGCGTCTGGATCTGCAATTGATGTGTTTCGGCTGCTAGGCAGTGCCAAGGTCGCGTCAGGGATGGCGGCGGTAGGCTTTCTGTTCATGGGGCAGTTTGCGTTGTTTACCTATCTGCGCCCATTTCTCGAGTCGGTGACCCACGTCAATGTGTCTGAGTTGTCCCTGTTACTGCTGATCATTGGGATGGCGGGTTTGGCGGGGACGATGGTGATCGGTTCGGTGTTGAACAAAGGCCTTTATCGGGTACTCATGATCATCCCGTTGCTGATGTCGGGGATTGCCCTGGCTTTACTGGCCTATGGCAGCTCGATGTGGACTACAGCCGTCTTGCTGGGGGCATGGGGCCTGGTTGCGACATGCGCACCAGTAGGCTGGTTCACCTGGCTGTCACGCACGCTTCCACAGGATGCCGAGACCGGCGGCGGCCTGATGGTGGCGGTGATTCAGTTGGCGATTACGCTCGGCGCGACGGTGGGCGGGTTACTGTATGACGGAATGGGCTACCAGGCCACGGTCATCGCGAGTGGGGTATTTCTTTTGGTGGCTGCTGCCCTGGCGTTGCTCGTATCGCGGACAACCACGCCTGTTTCACGATGA
- a CDS encoding aspartate aminotransferase family protein: MSHVFHRSLTQSYPMAVKGDGPYLVDSNGRRYLDASGGAAVSCLGHSDPEVIEAVRRQVGQLAYAHTSFFTTQVMEELADFLVARAPEGIDSVYFVSGGSEAVEAALKLARQYFIEIGQPQRKHLIARRQSYHGNTLGALATGGNEWRRKQFEPLLIGVSHVTPCYAYREQQRGETAEAMGVRLAAELEAEILRLGAENVMAFVAEPVVGATLGAVGAVPGYFKRVREVCDRHGVLLILDEVMCGMGRTGTLFAAEQEGITADLITIAKGLGAGYQPIGATLVSKTIRDAIANGSGFFQHGHTYIGHATACAAALAVQKAIESRGLLARVNQLGEGLRTRLVERLGSHPHVGDIRGRGLFHGIELVADRDSKAPFDPALKLHAKLKKTAMAEGLMCYPMGGTIDGQYGDHILLAPPFILEDRHLDEIADKLLIAVNSTIKGL; the protein is encoded by the coding sequence ATGAGCCACGTTTTTCATCGCAGCCTTACACAAAGCTACCCAATGGCCGTAAAAGGCGATGGTCCCTATCTGGTCGACAGCAACGGTCGCCGCTACCTGGACGCCAGTGGCGGTGCTGCCGTGTCATGCCTGGGTCACAGCGACCCCGAGGTGATCGAGGCCGTGCGCAGGCAGGTCGGCCAGTTAGCCTATGCGCACACGTCGTTTTTCACCACGCAAGTGATGGAGGAGCTGGCGGATTTCCTCGTAGCCCGGGCGCCTGAAGGCATTGATTCGGTGTACTTCGTCTCGGGTGGTTCCGAAGCCGTGGAAGCGGCATTGAAATTGGCCCGCCAATACTTCATCGAGATTGGCCAACCACAGCGCAAGCACCTGATCGCTCGTCGGCAGAGTTACCACGGCAACACGCTCGGAGCACTGGCCACCGGTGGCAATGAATGGCGACGCAAGCAGTTCGAACCGCTGCTGATCGGTGTCAGTCATGTCACCCCTTGCTATGCCTACCGCGAGCAACAACGTGGGGAAACCGCTGAGGCCATGGGCGTGCGCCTGGCCGCCGAACTTGAAGCCGAAATTCTGCGTCTGGGTGCCGAAAACGTCATGGCGTTCGTTGCCGAGCCCGTGGTTGGGGCGACCTTGGGGGCGGTTGGTGCGGTGCCTGGCTATTTCAAGCGCGTTCGCGAGGTTTGCGACCGCCACGGCGTTCTCCTGATCCTCGATGAAGTCATGTGCGGCATGGGCCGGACCGGGACATTGTTCGCCGCAGAACAGGAAGGGATTACCGCCGACTTGATCACCATTGCCAAGGGCCTTGGCGCAGGCTATCAGCCTATCGGCGCGACCCTGGTGAGCAAGACAATCCGTGACGCCATCGCCAATGGCTCGGGATTTTTCCAGCATGGCCACACCTATATCGGCCATGCCACGGCGTGTGCCGCGGCGCTGGCGGTGCAGAAGGCCATCGAGTCGCGCGGCTTGCTGGCGCGGGTCAATCAGTTGGGCGAGGGGCTGCGTACGCGCCTGGTCGAGCGGTTGGGCAGCCATCCTCATGTGGGTGATATTCGCGGGCGTGGCTTGTTCCATGGCATTGAGTTGGTGGCTGATCGCGATAGCAAGGCACCCTTCGATCCCGCATTGAAATTGCACGCCAAACTCAAGAAAACCGCCATGGCTGAAGGCCTGATGTGTTACCCGATGGGCGGCACCATCGACGGGCAATATGGCGATCATATCCTGCTGGCACCACCGTTCATTCTCGAAGACCGTCACCTGGACGAGATCGCCGACAAACTCCTGATCGCGGTGAACAGCACGATTAAAGGTCTCTGA
- a CDS encoding MurR/RpiR family transcriptional regulator, with translation MTKAPADVPDTLDGLKQLLEAIERREVDIALGSSSRRVLMALIESPQRTAVSSISELAEQLDVNASTLSRLAQRLGYGGFSKLQDVFRREITEGKHFYSDQASRLVINADDKDILNQLTRLGRQESANLASMIEQVDPDVFVQTVELLASARRVRVHGMRQFNSLALFMSYGLGMLRPDVAALDSSRQGVADALAQLDEGDVLVVSSCFPYTPSVLATAEVAARHGIKVIALTDSSSSPLAKVALHSFYVPNHSLFFSNSMCAFMLLAQGLLSAVASKLGEVSVSALKYRETLIDELNASL, from the coding sequence ATGACTAAAGCTCCAGCAGACGTACCCGACACCCTGGATGGCCTCAAGCAATTGCTCGAGGCCATCGAGCGGCGCGAGGTGGACATCGCCTTGGGCAGCAGCTCCAGACGCGTGCTAATGGCGCTGATCGAGTCTCCACAACGCACCGCTGTTTCCTCGATCAGTGAGCTGGCGGAGCAGCTGGACGTCAATGCCTCGACCCTGTCCCGGTTGGCACAACGTCTGGGCTATGGCGGCTTCAGCAAGTTGCAGGACGTGTTTCGCCGGGAGATTACCGAGGGCAAGCATTTCTACAGTGATCAGGCCTCGCGACTGGTGATTAATGCTGACGATAAGGACATCCTCAATCAGTTGACGCGTCTGGGTCGCCAGGAAAGCGCCAACCTCGCCAGCATGATTGAGCAGGTCGACCCGGACGTGTTTGTCCAGACGGTGGAACTGCTGGCCAGCGCCCGCCGGGTACGGGTCCACGGCATGCGCCAGTTCAATTCTCTGGCGCTGTTCATGTCCTATGGGCTGGGCATGTTGCGCCCGGATGTGGCTGCCCTCGACTCCAGTCGCCAAGGGGTGGCGGATGCTCTCGCGCAATTGGATGAGGGCGATGTACTGGTTGTTTCCAGCTGCTTTCCCTACACCCCCAGCGTTCTGGCCACTGCCGAGGTGGCAGCCCGGCACGGGATAAAAGTCATTGCACTGACCGACTCGTCCAGTTCGCCGCTGGCGAAGGTAGCCTTGCACAGCTTCTACGTTCCCAATCACAGCCTGTTTTTCAGCAACAGCATGTGTGCCTTCATGCTTCTGGCTCAAGGTTTGTTGAGTGCCGTCGCCAGCAAGCTCGGCGAGGTGTCGGTATCGGCATTGAAGTATCGGGAAACCTTGATCGACGAACTCAATGCTTCACTGTGA
- a CDS encoding C45 family peptidase yields MTLPPIHLAGNAHAIGHGLGVFGRDAVLRHLRPLPLWQYLTSLAQTPKAVQMRQAVQTEFPRYWQEIEGLAAGLQLPLDEVFMWNCRGDYVHQQSVDGCTTLFGPASDGVLIAHNEDGFPQLRGQCALLHAQPESGLAFSSFVYPGSLPGHTLAVNECGLVATVNNIRPTRIPAGIPRQILGRATLDARTLDEAIAVVTRTDRAGAFHHTFGQAGSRRVVSVEASAEGSNVSEVQRPGGHSNHLIAPSLSRLQQRITASSGARQQCIDQSLKQLPGDLDDGVSLSILRDTSGGHLPVYRAAADDPDDENTLATGVFLISANTVEWRIYTQPNTDQPDIEGVVLLSR; encoded by the coding sequence ATGACGTTGCCCCCTATTCACCTGGCTGGAAACGCGCACGCCATCGGTCACGGCCTGGGTGTCTTCGGTCGCGATGCGGTGCTCCGGCACTTGCGCCCCCTACCCCTCTGGCAATATCTCACTTCGCTGGCGCAAACACCGAAAGCCGTGCAGATGCGCCAGGCGGTGCAAACCGAGTTCCCTCGTTACTGGCAGGAAATAGAAGGCTTGGCGGCCGGGTTGCAATTACCGCTTGATGAAGTGTTTATGTGGAATTGCCGTGGCGACTACGTTCATCAGCAGAGCGTCGATGGCTGCACGACGCTGTTCGGTCCTGCCAGCGACGGCGTGCTGATCGCTCACAATGAAGATGGTTTTCCTCAACTCAGGGGCCAATGCGCGCTCTTGCATGCCCAACCTGAGTCGGGCCTGGCCTTCAGCAGCTTTGTCTATCCGGGCTCCCTCCCCGGGCACACCCTGGCCGTCAATGAGTGTGGCCTGGTGGCGACCGTCAACAACATCCGCCCAACCCGCATTCCTGCCGGTATCCCTCGACAGATTCTGGGGCGCGCGACCCTTGACGCCCGCACCCTCGATGAGGCGATTGCCGTGGTGACTCGTACCGACCGCGCCGGCGCTTTTCACCACACCTTTGGCCAGGCCGGAAGCCGCCGAGTGGTCAGTGTCGAAGCCAGCGCCGAAGGCAGCAACGTCAGCGAGGTCCAGCGGCCAGGCGGGCATTCGAATCACCTGATCGCGCCGTCGCTGAGTCGGCTCCAACAACGCATTACCGCCAGCTCCGGCGCCCGACAACAATGTATCGACCAGTCTCTGAAGCAGCTGCCAGGAGATCTGGATGATGGGGTATCACTGAGTATCTTGCGCGATACCTCGGGTGGTCACCTGCCCGTTTACCGCGCCGCCGCAGATGATCCGGACGATGAAAACACCCTGGCCACGGGGGTCTTTCTGATCAGCGCCAACACTGTAGAGTGGCGGATTTATACGCAGCCGAACACCGACCAGCCAGACATTGAAGGCGTCGTGCTTCTCTCGCGGTAG
- the glnP gene encoding glutamine ABC transporter permease GlnP, with product MHFQWSAIWDALPVLLEGAKLTLWISILGLIGGAIIGVVAGFARAYGGFFSSRVALVFIELIRGTPIMVQVMFIYFALPMMVPVRIDPFSAAVVTIMLNSGAYIAEITRGAVLSIHRGFREAGLALGLSKRDTLRYVIAPLAFRRMIPALGNQWIVSIKDTSLFIVIGVAELTRQGQEVIAGNFRAMEIWSAVAIIYLIITLVLSHILRRMESRLKIL from the coding sequence ATGCATTTCCAATGGAGCGCCATTTGGGATGCGCTACCGGTCCTGCTCGAAGGCGCCAAACTGACCTTGTGGATTTCGATCCTGGGTTTGATCGGTGGCGCCATCATCGGCGTAGTCGCGGGTTTTGCCCGCGCCTACGGCGGTTTTTTCAGCAGCCGTGTTGCGCTTGTTTTCATCGAACTGATTCGTGGCACCCCGATCATGGTGCAGGTCATGTTCATCTACTTTGCACTGCCCATGATGGTGCCGGTGCGCATCGATCCGTTCAGCGCGGCGGTCGTGACCATCATGCTCAACTCCGGCGCCTACATCGCCGAAATCACCCGCGGTGCGGTGCTGTCGATCCATCGAGGGTTTCGCGAGGCCGGGCTGGCATTGGGCCTGTCGAAAAGAGACACGCTGCGCTACGTCATCGCCCCGCTGGCCTTTCGGCGAATGATCCCGGCGCTGGGCAACCAATGGATCGTCAGCATCAAGGACACCTCGCTGTTCATTGTCATTGGTGTTGCCGAGCTGACCCGCCAGGGTCAGGAAGTCATTGCCGGTAATTTCCGTGCGATGGAAATCTGGTCGGCGGTGGCCATCATCTACCTGATCATTACGCTGGTACTGAGTCACATACTGCGGCGCATGGAATCGAGGCTGAAAATCCTATGA
- the glnH gene encoding glutamine ABC transporter substrate-binding protein GlnH, translating to MKNLLKASLAVMALVTASGSFAASKELLVATDTAFVPFEFKQGNEYVGFDIDLWAAIAKEMGVTYKLKPMDFNGIIPALQTRNVDLALAGITIKEERKQAIDFSDGYYDSGFLLMVKSDNDTIKGEADIAGKTLAVKSGTSAADYAKANLKASDLRQFPNIDNAYLELRTGRVDAAMHDTPNVLYYIKTAGEGQVKAVGQQMMAQQYGIAFPKGSELREQVNVALKKVRDNGTYAQIYRKWFGTDPQ from the coding sequence ATGAAGAACCTTCTGAAGGCATCACTGGCTGTAATGGCACTGGTCACCGCGTCGGGCTCCTTTGCAGCCAGCAAGGAACTGCTGGTGGCAACGGACACCGCGTTCGTTCCTTTCGAGTTCAAACAGGGCAACGAATACGTCGGTTTCGATATCGATCTGTGGGCAGCGATCGCCAAAGAAATGGGCGTCACCTATAAGCTCAAGCCGATGGATTTCAACGGCATCATTCCTGCCCTGCAGACCCGTAACGTCGACTTGGCGCTGGCCGGGATCACCATCAAGGAAGAGCGCAAACAGGCCATCGACTTCTCCGACGGCTACTACGACAGCGGCTTTCTGCTGATGGTCAAAAGCGACAACGACACGATCAAGGGTGAAGCGGATATCGCCGGCAAGACCCTGGCCGTGAAAAGCGGCACCTCGGCCGCCGACTATGCCAAGGCCAATCTGAAGGCGAGCGACCTGCGCCAATTCCCCAACATCGACAACGCCTATCTGGAACTGCGTACCGGCCGCGTCGATGCCGCCATGCACGATACGCCTAACGTTCTGTACTACATCAAGACCGCCGGAGAAGGCCAGGTCAAAGCCGTCGGCCAACAGATGATGGCCCAGCAATACGGCATCGCGTTCCCCAAGGGCAGCGAGCTACGCGAGCAGGTCAACGTCGCGCTGAAGAAAGTTCGTGACAACGGAACGTATGCGCAGATCTATCGCAAGTGGTTCGGCACCGATCCGCAATAA
- a CDS encoding alpha/beta hydrolase, producing the protein MRKLVMFAVLLMASLSALGADMSNGADNFYKSEQVTMQKVIFKNQYQMKTAGNLFVPKNLKPGSKNAAIIVGHPMGAVKEQSSNLYAQKLAEQGFVTLAIDLSFWGESEGQPRNAVSPEIYAEDFSAAVDYLGTQTFVDRYRIGVLGICGSGSFVISAAKIDPRMKAIATVSMYDMGAANRNGLKHSVTVEQRKQAIAAAAEQRYVEFTGGETQYTSGTVHALTDKSNPIEREFYDFYRTPRGEFTPKGQSPLLTTHPTLTSNAKFMNFYPFNDIETISPRPMLFVAGENAHSREFSEEAYRLAGQPKELVIIPGAGHVDLYDRVNLIPFAKLTSFFQTHLK; encoded by the coding sequence ATGAGAAAACTCGTTATGTTCGCCGTCCTCCTGATGGCGTCGCTCTCCGCACTGGGAGCAGACATGTCTAACGGAGCCGATAATTTCTACAAAAGTGAACAGGTCACGATGCAGAAGGTGATCTTCAAAAATCAGTACCAGATGAAAACTGCAGGGAATCTGTTCGTCCCCAAAAATCTGAAGCCAGGTAGCAAAAACGCAGCGATCATCGTTGGCCATCCCATGGGCGCGGTCAAAGAGCAAAGCTCGAACCTGTATGCCCAGAAACTGGCGGAGCAAGGTTTCGTGACCCTTGCCATCGATCTGTCGTTCTGGGGCGAAAGCGAAGGGCAACCGCGCAACGCGGTCTCGCCGGAAATCTATGCTGAAGACTTCAGTGCAGCGGTGGATTACCTAGGCACACAGACCTTCGTGGATCGCTACCGGATAGGTGTCCTGGGCATTTGCGGGAGTGGAAGCTTCGTCATCAGCGCTGCCAAGATCGACCCTCGGATGAAGGCCATTGCCACGGTCAGCATGTATGACATGGGCGCGGCCAACCGAAATGGCCTGAAGCATTCCGTCACCGTCGAGCAGAGGAAGCAAGCGATAGCCGCTGCTGCCGAGCAGCGTTATGTCGAGTTCACCGGTGGCGAAACCCAGTACACCAGCGGAACTGTCCATGCGCTCACGGACAAATCCAACCCCATCGAGCGCGAGTTCTACGATTTCTACCGCACGCCCCGTGGTGAGTTCACCCCCAAAGGCCAGTCACCGTTGCTGACCACTCACCCGACGCTGACCAGCAACGCCAAGTTCATGAACTTCTATCCGTTCAACGATATCGAGACGATCTCGCCACGGCCAATGCTGTTCGTCGCCGGCGAAAATGCTCACTCGCGTGAGTTCAGTGAAGAGGCCTATCGACTGGCGGGGCAACCCAAGGAGCTGGTCATCATTCCAGGTGCGGGCCACGTGGATCTCTATGATCGGGTCAATCTTATTCCGTTCGCCAAGCTGACCTCGTTCTTCCAAACCCATCTTAAGTAA